AGGTTTATTTGATTTGTGTATTTGCCTTTAATGTTGTTCAGTGTTGCGGCATATACTGATTGTCCTAAGATGTTGGTGATGTTTATTTGTATATCCTTTATTTCAGAGACTTCCATTTCTAATGTGAAATTGCCTGTGTTTGGATTAGGATATGCCCTCAGACCCGCAAGGTTTTGAAAACCTTGCGGGTCTTTAATACCAACAGGAGATATATTTACCAAAAACTCCTCTGAAACAAAGCTGCT
The nucleotide sequence above comes from Cytophagales bacterium. Encoded proteins:
- a CDS encoding T9SS type A sorting domain-containing protein is translated as SSFVSEEFLVNISPVGIKDPQGFQNLAGLRAYPNPNTGNFTLEMEVSEIKDIQINITNILGQSVYAATLNNIKGKYTNQINLKPNPAGIYNLQIQYDKNMINKKIILQKQ